From the Planctomycetota bacterium genome, the window GGAGGTTCTGGATGGGAAAGTCCGTCGCGGGGTCGTTCGCGGATTCCACCCACGACCGCAGCTTGGGGTCGTGCGTGGCGTCGATGGTGGGGGAGGCGGCGTGCGGTCGCGGGGCGTCGGTGCTCATGGGCACAGCGTACCCGCGTGCCGCGGGGCCGTACCCTCGCCCCGTGACCGACCCGCTGCGGATCGTCCTGGAGCGCGACGCGTTCGTCGTCGTGGACAAGCCCTCGGGCCTGCTGTCGGTGCCGGGCATCGGGCCGGGCAAGGACGACTGCGTGGCGTCGCGGGTGCGTGCGATGTTCCCGCGCGCGGGCGGGCCGCTGATCGTCCACCGCCTCGACATGGACACGAGCGGGCTCATCGTGGTGGGCCTGACGGAGCATGCGCAGCGCGAGCTCTCCGCGCAGTTCGAGCGGCGCACCGTCGTGAAGAGCTACGTGGCGCGTCTGGAGCGCTGTCCAGAACACCCCGCCGGCGCGATCGAGGTGCCGATCCGGCTCGATGTCGAGCGGCGTCCGTACCAGGTGGTGGACTTTGAGCAGGGGCGCCCGTCGCTCACGCGGTACCGCGTGCTCGACGCCGGCACGGCGCGCGTGGAGTTCGAGCCGCTCACGGGGCGCACGCACCAGATCCGCGTGCACGCGGCGTTCGGCGGGCAGACCCACTGGCCCGCGCGCGATCCCGATCGCGCTGCCCCCCGCGCGATGATCCAGCCGCCCCCGGCGCCGCGCGTCGGGCTGGG encodes:
- a CDS encoding RluA family pseudouridine synthase, whose protein sequence is MTDPLRIVLERDAFVVVDKPSGLLSVPGIGPGKDDCVASRVRAMFPRAGGPLIVHRLDMDTSGLIVVGLTEHAQRELSAQFERRTVVKSYVARLERCPEHPAGAIEVPIRLDVERRPYQVVDFEQGRPSLTRYRVLDAGTARVEFEPLTGRTHQIRVHAAFGGQTHWPARDPDRAAPRAMIQPPPAPRVGLGSPVLGDPLYGVPAPETSAHARPGLEPPARLCLHAAMLEFNDPDSGERVRVTSEASF